A window from Onychostoma macrolepis isolate SWU-2019 chromosome 07, ASM1243209v1, whole genome shotgun sequence encodes these proteins:
- the hacd4 gene encoding very-long-chain (3R)-3-hydroxyacyl-CoA dehydratase 4 isoform X3 — translation MTARFLSFGEDAQAGTFYFVGVMMGACQLLSLLELFHIADGFEECRLFPRFMQVMERNVLLFLLISLEEFRSKPIVCVQFYLWNILGLLRYPNELFCVIGTPYFKMLWVHQTLSIPVYLLSAVTEGISILYMLLYFSESEGMDSVRLKVPASMYIYSPYVLMGWLLLLVLGSSLTVILLLKERKQNLESWNKKLKND, via the exons ATGACAGccagatttctttcttttggcGAAG ATGCCCAAGCTGGCACCTTCTATTTTGTGGGCGTTATGATGGGCGCTTGTCAGCTTCTGTCTTTGTTAGAACTGTTTCATATTGCAGATGGTTTTGAGGAGTGCAGACTTTTCCCTCGCTTTATGCAG GTAATGGAAAGAAATGTCCTTCTGTTTCTCCTCATCAGTCTGGAGGAGTTTCGGAGTAAACCGattgtgtgtgtgcagtttTATCTGTGGAATATACTGGGCCTTCTAAG GTATCCAAATGAGTTATTTTGCGTTATAGGCAcaccatattttaaaatgctatggGTGCATCAAACACTCTCAATCCCAGTGTATTTGCTGTCTGCTGTCACAGAAG gAATAAGCATTTTGTATATGTTGCTGTACTTTTCTGAGTCTGAAGGAATGGATTCAGTGCGGCTTAAAGTCCCTGCATCAATGTACATTTATTCCCCATACGTTCTTATGGGTTGGTTGCTTCTTCTTGTATTAG GATCCAGTTTAACAGTAATACTCTTGCTGAAGGAAAGGAAGCAAAATCTGGAGAGCTGGAATAAAAAACTGAAGAACGACTAA
- the LOC131543353 gene encoding secretory phospholipase A2 receptor-like, translated as MKASITVLLFSSLFGLNVSVYRYHFFMNDTLSYEEAQQRCRAHYDDLSTVRSKDLEDLPYNSLIKENYFWIGVQRDSADNNKWIWSEGGEATITFWEADQPDNHDQKCGAVNKGTFKLYDKLCSARYRFYCMKVYELIVVHQKSTWEEALEYCRQNYIDLAIINSEDIMEEAKINSTVADTDEVWTGLRFLAGHWFWVNGAGFGYNVWSLDEEILCPAMNQRCGVFDRTQGICKPTDCEQRLNFLCVKKKYED; from the coding sequence ATGAAGGCTTCAATCACTGTGCTGCTTTTTTCAAGCCTCTTTGGGCTGAATGTAAGCGTCTACCGATATCACTTTTTCATGAACGATACTTTGTCATATGAAGAGGCACAGCAGCGCTGCAGAGCGCACTATGACGACCTGTCCACTGTCAGAAGTAAAGATTTAGAGGATTTACCTTACAATTCTCTAATTAAAGAGAACTATTTTTGGATTGGAGTTCAAAGAGACAGTGCAGACAATAACAAATGGATATGGTCAGAAGGTGGAGAAGCAACGATTACATTTTGGGAGGCAGACCAACCTGATAATCATGATCAAAAATGTGGTGCTGTCAATAAAGGCACATTTAAACTGTATGACAAATTGTGCTCCGCCCGTTACCGATTTTATTGTATGAAGGTCTATGAGCTGATTGTGGTGCATCAGAAAAGCACGTGGGAAGAGGCCTTGGAATACTGCAGACAAAACTACATTGACCTGGCCATAATAAACTCAGAAGACATCATGGAAGAAGCAAAGATTAATAGCACAGTAGCTGATACAGATGAAGTGTGGACCGGTCTGCGCTTTCTAGCTGGTCATTGGTTTTGGGTAAACGGAGCCGGTTTTGGATATAATGTCTGGTCTTTGGATGAAGAGATTCTGTGCCCTGCCATGAACCAGCGCTGTGGGGTTTTTGATAGAACACAGGGGATTTGTAAACCCACAGACTGTGAGCAGAGACTCAACTTTCTCTGTGTCAAGAAAAAATACGAAGATTGA
- the hacd4 gene encoding very-long-chain (3R)-3-hydroxyacyl-CoA dehydratase 4 isoform X2: MSYFGSLGGMRFSLSLTYLFLYNLLQFCGHTWVFANMTARFLSFGEDAQAGTFYFVGVMMGACQLLSLLELFHIADGFEECRLFPRFMQVMERNVLLFLLISLEEFRSKPIVCVQFYLWNILGLLRYPNELFCVIGTPYFKMLWVHQTLSIPVYLLSAVTEGISILYMLLYFSESEGMDSVRLKVPASMYIYSPYVLMGWLLLLVLGSSLTVILLLKERKQNLESWNKKLKND, translated from the exons ATGTCTTACTTCGGAAGCTTGGGAGGAATGAG GTTTAGCCTCAGTCTCACATATCTGTTTTTGTACAACTTGCTTCAGTTCTGTGGACACACATGGGTTTTTGCGAACATGACAGccagatttctttcttttggcGAAG ATGCCCAAGCTGGCACCTTCTATTTTGTGGGCGTTATGATGGGCGCTTGTCAGCTTCTGTCTTTGTTAGAACTGTTTCATATTGCAGATGGTTTTGAGGAGTGCAGACTTTTCCCTCGCTTTATGCAG GTAATGGAAAGAAATGTCCTTCTGTTTCTCCTCATCAGTCTGGAGGAGTTTCGGAGTAAACCGattgtgtgtgtgcagtttTATCTGTGGAATATACTGGGCCTTCTAAG GTATCCAAATGAGTTATTTTGCGTTATAGGCAcaccatattttaaaatgctatggGTGCATCAAACACTCTCAATCCCAGTGTATTTGCTGTCTGCTGTCACAGAAG gAATAAGCATTTTGTATATGTTGCTGTACTTTTCTGAGTCTGAAGGAATGGATTCAGTGCGGCTTAAAGTCCCTGCATCAATGTACATTTATTCCCCATACGTTCTTATGGGTTGGTTGCTTCTTCTTGTATTAG GATCCAGTTTAACAGTAATACTCTTGCTGAAGGAAAGGAAGCAAAATCTGGAGAGCTGGAATAAAAAACTGAAGAACGACTAA
- the hacd4 gene encoding very-long-chain (3R)-3-hydroxyacyl-CoA dehydratase 4 isoform X1, which produces MNSRVSPEDGACSCIIHSLILEALVHGVIQQRFSLSLTYLFLYNLLQFCGHTWVFANMTARFLSFGEDAQAGTFYFVGVMMGACQLLSLLELFHIADGFEECRLFPRFMQVMERNVLLFLLISLEEFRSKPIVCVQFYLWNILGLLRYPNELFCVIGTPYFKMLWVHQTLSIPVYLLSAVTEGISILYMLLYFSESEGMDSVRLKVPASMYIYSPYVLMGWLLLLVLGSSLTVILLLKERKQNLESWNKKLKND; this is translated from the exons ATGAATTCCCGCGTCTCGCCAGAAGATGGCGCCTGCAGCTGCATCATCCATTCATTAATTTTAGAAGCGCTCGTCCACGGCGTAATACAACAAAG GTTTAGCCTCAGTCTCACATATCTGTTTTTGTACAACTTGCTTCAGTTCTGTGGACACACATGGGTTTTTGCGAACATGACAGccagatttctttcttttggcGAAG ATGCCCAAGCTGGCACCTTCTATTTTGTGGGCGTTATGATGGGCGCTTGTCAGCTTCTGTCTTTGTTAGAACTGTTTCATATTGCAGATGGTTTTGAGGAGTGCAGACTTTTCCCTCGCTTTATGCAG GTAATGGAAAGAAATGTCCTTCTGTTTCTCCTCATCAGTCTGGAGGAGTTTCGGAGTAAACCGattgtgtgtgtgcagtttTATCTGTGGAATATACTGGGCCTTCTAAG GTATCCAAATGAGTTATTTTGCGTTATAGGCAcaccatattttaaaatgctatggGTGCATCAAACACTCTCAATCCCAGTGTATTTGCTGTCTGCTGTCACAGAAG gAATAAGCATTTTGTATATGTTGCTGTACTTTTCTGAGTCTGAAGGAATGGATTCAGTGCGGCTTAAAGTCCCTGCATCAATGTACATTTATTCCCCATACGTTCTTATGGGTTGGTTGCTTCTTCTTGTATTAG GATCCAGTTTAACAGTAATACTCTTGCTGAAGGAAAGGAAGCAAAATCTGGAGAGCTGGAATAAAAAACTGAAGAACGACTAA